The Paraburkholderia agricolaris genome includes the window GACAATCGCCAGCTTAGGGTTGCCGGCCGGGAAAAACAGTTGCGGAAAAACCATCGCCGCTGCCTGCGCGTAGATGAAGAAATCGTAGTACTCGAGTGCCGAGCCGATCCAGCCGCTGGCCGTTGCGCGCCGGGTCTGCTGTGCAGACGGATTCTGTGCTTCGTTGTGAGTTGGCATCGTTGTGTCTCCTGATTGGTTTTAATGTGCTGCTATGGCGGACAGCGCCGCCGTGGCGGCCTTCCGCGCGTCGCCGCTGCATTGCGAAATGCCATTCGGTCCGGGCGCCGGATCGCGCATGCGTCGTGCGATGTAAGTGAGCCGCCGACGATCAGGCTTCCAGCGGCGTCATATTCATGAACGCGCCGAGGTTGCCGAATTGCGCCAACGCCATCTCGGCACCGGTCTGGATCCGGCACCCCGCGTCGCGCGCAACCTCGAGAAAGCGCGTGATATCGGGCGAGGTGACGACGTCCGCGACAAGGATGCCGGCACTCAGCGTCGCTATCTGGTCTAGCGGCAGTGGCAATGTTTCATTACCGGTCATGCCGACAGGCGAGGCATTGACGACGAGATCGAATGACGCCAGTGAGTCGAAATCCGAGCTGGTCGCGACACCCGGGTAGTGCGCCGCCAATAACGCGCGCAACCGCTGCGTGCGCGAGGCGTCCAGGTCCGTCAACGTGATCGCCGCGGCGCCGTGTTCGCACAGTGACCACGCGATCGCGCTGCCGACGCCGCCGGCGCCGATCACCAGCGCGTGCGTGCCTTTCGGCTCGAAACCGTGACCGTGTGCTGCGTTCATGAAGCCATCGCCATCGACCATGTCGCCAATCAACGTGCCGTCCGCTTCGCGGCGAATAACGTTCACGCAACCGAGCGCATGGGCCCGATCACTCAGCAGGTCAATGCGCGTGGCCATGTCCTGCTTGTACGGCACGGTGACAACGCAGCCGCGCAGATTGCGCCATGCGCGCATTGCCTCGATGAACTGATCCAGCGACCCGCTTTCGAGATCAATCGGAATCATCGAAGCGTCCTTCCCATGCCGTTCGAACCAGACATTGAAGTTATGCGGCGATTTCACCTGTGCGATAGGAGACCCTACGATGGCCAATAGTTCGGTCGTGCCGCTGATCATGAATTGCACCGGATAACGTTGTAAGCGAGCGCCGATGATGCGACCACGAGCGAGTCCGGGCAACGCCGGAATCAGGCAGATAGCCCAATCATCGCAACTTCGATGCGATAATCGCGTCATTCTTATGGTTTAACGGTCGAAATCGATGAAAGCCCCGCTGATCCATGAACGCGATCTGATCGTCGGCCTTCAGAAGGGCTTGGCGTTGATTCAACTTTTTACCGACGAAACACCCCGGCTCAGCGTGCCCGACGCCGCCCGGCTAGGTGGGTTGACGAAGAGCGCCGCGCGGCGTTTCCTGTTGACGCTGGTGCACGACGGGTATGCGCAAACCGATGGCCGGCATTACTGGTTGACGGCCAGGACGCTGCGCCTCGGACAGGCTTACGTCGATTCCGCGCGGCTGCCGCGGATGCTCCGGCCGATTGTGGAAAAGGTGGCGGCCGAAACACGCGAACATGTGTCAGTCGCAGTGCGCGATGGCGACGAGGTCGTGCATATCGTCCGTAGCCTAGTCGCAAACGTATCGTCGCTGTCGATCCGTCAGGGATTTCGACTGCCCATGTACTGCACCGGCAGCGGCCGTCTATGGCTGGCGTCGATGCCGGACGACGAGCTCGACGCGTATCTGAGCCGAGTCGATCTGCAGCCGCTGACGCCGTTCACTCTCAAGTCGGTCGACGACATCAAGACCGCCATCGCCCAGGTCCGCGCGCAGGGCTACGTGGAGTTGGATCAGGAATACGAAGTGGGCATGAGAATTCTCGGGGTGCCGCTGACTAACCGGGACGGTGAGATGCGGGCGAGCCTGACGATCACGATGCAGGTGTCATCGATGACGCCGACGGATATCCGTGAGCGGTATCTGCGGTATCTGTATGAAGGACAAGCTTTGCTTCGGCCGATCATCGATATCTAACCCTAGCCGTTTACCGTCTCACGACTGTGATCGCGCGATAGTCCAGCACATGTCGACGGTAGACGTTGGCCGACATGCGGATAGCTAACGTCTCCCAACGTGCATCACCGCCTTAAAACCCATATAACCCGGCGGGGTTGTCGATCAGGATCTTTCGTGTCACGGAATCACTGCCGGCGCAATCCGTGAGCCAATCGAGTAGACGGATGTTTGACGGTGCCGGATTGGCATTCGGATGTGGCCAGTTGCTGGCCCAGAGGCAACGCTCCGGATAGTGGCGGGTCAGGGCACGTGCCAGGATCGACACGTCTTCGTAATGCGGCGGACCGGAGCGCGATGTTTCGTACGGCGCAGAAAGTTTGATCCAGCACTGATTGCGCTCCAGAACGCGGCGCAACGCCATGAAGACCTCGTTGTCGGTTCGTACCGGCTCGAGAAACTTGCCGGTATGGTCGATGACCAGTCTGCCAGGCAATCGCCGAAGGGTAGCCTCGTACTGAGGAATATCACGTCCGTCAAGTTGCAGGTTGATGGTCCAGTTCAATGGGGCAATACGCGCGGCCATTTCCTCAAGGCTATCCCACTGCATGAGGCCGCCGCCGCCAGGTATCATCATGTACCGGATACCTCGCACACCGGCCTCATGTAAACGCTCAAGCTCCGCGTCGGTTACGGTGGGCGGTACGGCGACGATACCGCGCGCTGTGTTGCCAAACTGCGCGAGCGCCGATAGCGTGCATCGATTGTCGAAACCGTAACCCGTAGGCTGCACGACGATTACCCGTGTCAGACCGAGCGATGCCTGTACCTGGCGGTACGACGCGACCGGCGCAGGAGGGGGACGGAAGGTGGCGCTGGGGGCGAGTGGGTAACTGTCTTCGTAGATGTGGATATGGCAATCGCACGCGCCGTCAAGATGATGAGCATCCATAGCTGTTCAATGTAGGAAGATGATTGGTCAGATGGCCGTCGTGGTCGTGCGATGCGCTATTTGCTGCCTGAATGTGTTCAGCCGGGTCGCATGCGTAGCGTTGACGGCCCCGATCGGAATCTGCCCTTGTAGAATGGCTTTAACCTGCTCGACGGTTTCGAGCGCCTGGTGTTCGATGCCCGCTGAAGTCAGCCCGCCCACGTGCGGTGTTGCGATCACCCGCGGATGTCGGGCCACAATCGGTGACGGCATCTGGTCGGGCGCCAGGCCCACATCGAGCGCGCACCCGGCGAGACGACCGGAGTCCAGTGCGTCGAGCAACGCCACTTCATCCACCAGTTCACCGCGCGCCGCATTGATGAACCATGCGCCTTGTTTCATCGAAGCAAACGCTTTCCGGTCAAGCAGGTTCTCGGTCTCCGCATTGAGCGCAGCGAGGCAAATCACGAAATCGGCATTGCCCAAAAGCTCGGCCAACGGAACCTGTTGCCGCGACGGATGTTCGATGGAGGCATGTGGGTCCGCGATAAGCACCCGCATGCCGAGCACCACAAGCAGATCGCACAGGTAACGGGATATTTGCCCATAGCCGATGATCCCCGCCGTCGCGCCCCGTAACTCCCGGCCCATCACAGACGCAGGCGGTTCGCCACGGCGATAGCACTCGGCGTACGTGCTGATGTTGCGGGCCATATCGATCATGCACCCTAGTACCCATTCGGAGACCGCCGGGATAAAACCCGCACTGGCGTGTGTGACGAGTACGCCATGCCGGCTCGCGCTATCGACGTCGATTGTGCGGATATCGACTGCGCAGCGCACGAATGCGGCCAACCTTGGCAACGCGCTAAACAGCGACTCGGGCGCCGGGGTTTGCCGATACGCGACGATGATGTCTGAATCGCAAGCGGCGGCAGAAAGTTCATTGATCGTGAGTTCGCGGCACTCGGAATTAAACGTGACGCTGGCGACCGATTGCAATGCATCGATCGCCTTGTCGCCATAGTACTGTTGCAGCAAATGGCGGGGATGAGAAACGAAAACGTTCTTCATTGGTTAACCTTGATGCTTCTTGTACGTAAGAGGGCGCAAGCGGCCCTCCGGCAATTTGCAGACCGGATGGGACTGTTTCATTTTTCAAATGCTGGCACGACGAGCCGCCGGCGAAAGCAGCGCTTATTGCCGGGGCTTCCGTCGCGTTATCGCGTTATCGGCACCTTCGTTCCGCTCACCGGAGGTGGCCCCACTGATTCGCGCTCGATCAAACGGGTGAACGGAAAAACCTGCTCCTCTGCAGCTGGCTCCAGATGGGATTGGCGGCTCATCGCGCGTTCGACCATGGCACGAGCCATCTCGGTCACGGGGAGTTGCAAGGTGGTCAACGCAGGATTGGCAATCTCGGCAAGAAACAGGCCGTCCATGCCAACGACCGACATGTCGTGCGGCACCCGCAGCCCCGCTTCACGCAAACCGGCCATAAATCCCAGTGCCATCATGTCGTTCACGGCCACCACGCCAGTGGGCCGATGAGGATCCCTGGCGGCCAATTTAGCAAGCTCGCGACCCACTTCACCGATCGCCGCGTCGCCGTACTCGTTCATCGGGCCGCCCTCCAGAACGCGGGCATGCTGTTGCAGTCCGGCTTCCGCCGCTGCCGCAAGAAAGCCGCGGATCTTGTCGCTACGGCCCACGGTCAGTCCCGCAACGGTTGCGAACGCAAGGCGTGTGTGGCCGTAGGCGATCAGATGCCGGGTCGCGAGACGGCCGGCCTCAAAGTTATCGGGGGTAACGTGATCGATGCCCGACGCTTCCCCTGGCGTTGCCCGGCGATCGAAGCTCACCACCACCATGCCGCGCTCGACCGCTTGCGTCAGATGATGCTCGTCAGCCAGCGATGAGATCACAACGACACGTCGCACGCCGTGCGCCAGCAAGTCCTCGAGGAATGCGGCTTCTTTGTCCTTCTCGCGATAGGTATTACCGACGATGACCCGATAACCGTATTGCTCCTGCGCGAAAGTTTCGACGGCTCGCGCGATCATGCCGTACATCGGATTGGCAATGGAAGGCACCAGAAGTCCGAGCAATGGGGTCTGGCCGGTCTTGAGCTGCCGTGCCAGCGAATTGGGACGAAACTGGAGCTCGGCGATTGCCGCCTCGACGCGCAGCAGGGTTTCGGGCCGCATTCTGTCCGTGCGGCCGTTCAGCACGTTGGACACTGTGCTCACTGAGACAGCGGCCTGACGGGCCACGTCCTGTATCGTACTCACAGGATCCTCTTTAAAGTAGTTACAAGCCGTAATGGTTTGGTAGCCATAGGGAGAAAGATGGAACCAGCACAAGCACGATGAGTGCGATGCACAGGACCAGCAGATATTTCAGCATGGCAGGCGCGACTGCCCGGAGTTGCGTACCCGTAATGGCGCATGTGGCAAATAAACCCAGGCCGACCGGAGGCGCAAACAGACCCAGCCCCATTGCAACTACCATGACTGTGCCAAAGTGTAGCGGGTTGATGCCGAGTTGCTGCGCGACAGGAACCAGCAACGGACCAAAAATGATCAAGGCAGGCGCACCTTCGAGTACCGCTCCAAATACCGTCATGATCAGTACGGAGACCAGCAGGAACAGCGTGGCGCCATAGTGATTCGCAATTGCCAGCATCGTACCCGATAGCAAGTCCGGGATCTGTTCAAGACTCAAGGCGTAGGACACGCTGGACGCGCACGCCACGATGAACAGGATGCCGCCCGACATGGACGCCGCCTGCACGAACAGCCGCGCGACGGATCGCACCGTCAACTCCCGGAATGCGAGCCAACCGACCACCAGCGCATAGACGACAGCGAATGCGGATACTTCAGTTGACGTCGCGACCCCGGAAGTCACGCCTTTGCCGATCATGCCGACCATGATCAACGCTACGAGCGCGCCCCCCAGCAGCGGCAGCCAACGTCTGCGCTGCGCGAAGGCGCGTGCAGAATCGATCTTGCGGCCGTAGATCACAGCCACGATACCCAGCGATAGCGCGAGGACGATGGCCGGGACGATCCCTGCGAGAAAGAGTCCGGCGATCGAAATATTCGCCACGAACCCCATGATGATCATGTTGACGCAAGGTGGAATCGTCTCCGCCATCACCGCGCTGCAGGCGAGTAACGCCGCCGTCTCGTTCGGGTCTTCACCGGTTTTTCGCACGGCCGGCATCAGGACACCACCCACCGCCGCAATGTCAGCGAGTTTCGAGCCGGACACTCCGGAAAAGAATGCGGTTGCCAGAATCGTGATGAGTCCGAGGCCACCACGCACACGTCCAAACAGGCGCAGTAGCAGTTCGATCAGACGCGAAGACATGCCGTTTGATTCCATCAACAGGCCTGCCACTACAAAGAACGGGATGGACAGCAAGACAAAGTGCCCCGTTCCTGCCAGGACCTGCTGCGAATAGACGAGCATTGGCAAGCTCGGCTCTGCGAGAAAGAAGAGCAGTGACGACAGGGCTAACACAAAGCAGATCGGCATACCGAGCGCTAAACCGCCTACAAAGCCAACGCAGAGCAGAACGCCGGGGGTGAGGCTGTACTCCGGCAGGAACGTGTTCCAGGCGAAAACCCCCGCCGCCATGGCGGCGCTTGTCAGAAAACTTCCCACCACCAGGTAAGTCGCCCCGTTCAACGCATTTGCGATAGCAAACAGCGTCATGAACAGGCTGCCGATCACAATCGGGTACACATTGATCCACCCGGGCAGACCGCTTGGTGTTGTTTGACTATAGGAATCGGCAAGTAACAGGAAGGATGAGATGCACAGGCTGGCGGAGACACTGGCGATAATCCAGTGTCCCATGTGAATCAGCAGTGGCTGCCATCGACTGGGTAGGAGGCCCCGTAACACGTCGACGCCCAGGTGCTGGCTGCGTCCAAGCAACGACGCGGCGCCAAAGAAAACCAG containing:
- a CDS encoding shikimate dehydrogenase family protein, which gives rise to MISGTTELLAIVGSPIAQVKSPHNFNVWFERHGKDASMIPIDLESGSLDQFIEAMRAWRNLRGCVVTVPYKQDMATRIDLLSDRAHALGCVNVIRREADGTLIGDMVDGDGFMNAAHGHGFEPKGTHALVIGAGGVGSAIAWSLCEHGAAAITLTDLDASRTQRLRALLAAHYPGVATSSDFDSLASFDLVVNASPVGMTGNETLPLPLDQIATLSAGILVADVVTSPDITRFLEVARDAGCRIQTGAEMALAQFGNLGAFMNMTPLEA
- a CDS encoding IclR family transcriptional regulator domain-containing protein, which encodes MKAPLIHERDLIVGLQKGLALIQLFTDETPRLSVPDAARLGGLTKSAARRFLLTLVHDGYAQTDGRHYWLTARTLRLGQAYVDSARLPRMLRPIVEKVAAETREHVSVAVRDGDEVVHIVRSLVANVSSLSIRQGFRLPMYCTGSGRLWLASMPDDELDAYLSRVDLQPLTPFTLKSVDDIKTAIAQVRAQGYVELDQEYEVGMRILGVPLTNRDGEMRASLTITMQVSSMTPTDIRERYLRYLYEGQALLRPIIDI
- a CDS encoding amidohydrolase family protein, whose amino-acid sequence is MDAHHLDGACDCHIHIYEDSYPLAPSATFRPPPAPVASYRQVQASLGLTRVIVVQPTGYGFDNRCTLSALAQFGNTARGIVAVPPTVTDAELERLHEAGVRGIRYMMIPGGGGLMQWDSLEEMAARIAPLNWTINLQLDGRDIPQYEATLRRLPGRLVIDHTGKFLEPVRTDNEVFMALRRVLERNQCWIKLSAPYETSRSGPPHYEDVSILARALTRHYPERCLWASNWPHPNANPAPSNIRLLDWLTDCAGSDSVTRKILIDNPAGLYGF
- a CDS encoding hydroxyacid dehydrogenase, which translates into the protein MKNVFVSHPRHLLQQYYGDKAIDALQSVASVTFNSECRELTINELSAAACDSDIIVAYRQTPAPESLFSALPRLAAFVRCAVDIRTIDVDSASRHGVLVTHASAGFIPAVSEWVLGCMIDMARNISTYAECYRRGEPPASVMGRELRGATAGIIGYGQISRYLCDLLVVLGMRVLIADPHASIEHPSRQQVPLAELLGNADFVICLAALNAETENLLDRKAFASMKQGAWFINAARGELVDEVALLDALDSGRLAGCALDVGLAPDQMPSPIVARHPRVIATPHVGGLTSAGIEHQALETVEQVKAILQGQIPIGAVNATHATRLNTFRQQIAHRTTTTAI
- a CDS encoding LacI family DNA-binding transcriptional regulator, coding for MSTIQDVARQAAVSVSTVSNVLNGRTDRMRPETLLRVEAAIAELQFRPNSLARQLKTGQTPLLGLLVPSIANPMYGMIARAVETFAQEQYGYRVIVGNTYREKDKEAAFLEDLLAHGVRRVVVISSLADEHHLTQAVERGMVVVSFDRRATPGEASGIDHVTPDNFEAGRLATRHLIAYGHTRLAFATVAGLTVGRSDKIRGFLAAAAEAGLQQHARVLEGGPMNEYGDAAIGEVGRELAKLAARDPHRPTGVVAVNDMMALGFMAGLREAGLRVPHDMSVVGMDGLFLAEIANPALTTLQLPVTEMARAMVERAMSRQSHLEPAAEEQVFPFTRLIERESVGPPPVSGTKVPITR
- a CDS encoding TRAP transporter large permease subunit; protein product: MTALTASTSEAPAAVPEYGRNTVFGRWLNRLLSSTEWLSGIVLAVDVCVVFISVIYRYFLHDPVDWAEEAASALMVLLVFFGAASLLGRSQHLGVDVLRGLLPSRWQPLLIHMGHWIIASVSASLCISSFLLLADSYSQTTPSGLPGWINVYPIVIGSLFMTLFAIANALNGATYLVVGSFLTSAAMAAGVFAWNTFLPEYSLTPGVLLCVGFVGGLALGMPICFVLALSSLLFFLAEPSLPMLVYSQQVLAGTGHFVLLSIPFFVVAGLLMESNGMSSRLIELLLRLFGRVRGGLGLITILATAFFSGVSGSKLADIAAVGGVLMPAVRKTGEDPNETAALLACSAVMAETIPPCVNMIIMGFVANISIAGLFLAGIVPAIVLALSLGIVAVIYGRKIDSARAFAQRRRWLPLLGGALVALIMVGMIGKGVTSGVATSTEVSAFAVVYALVVGWLAFRELTVRSVARLFVQAASMSGGILFIVACASSVSYALSLEQIPDLLSGTMLAIANHYGATLFLLVSVLIMTVFGAVLEGAPALIIFGPLLVPVAQQLGINPLHFGTVMVVAMGLGLFAPPVGLGLFATCAITGTQLRAVAPAMLKYLLVLCIALIVLVLVPSFSLWLPNHYGL